One part of the Drosophila teissieri strain GT53w chromosome 3R, Prin_Dtei_1.1, whole genome shotgun sequence genome encodes these proteins:
- the LOC122620323 gene encoding GPI ethanolamine phosphate transferase 1 yields MWKLQALVVHILLMGSILSTYFQPTILPHLVPQKTMPEMGLEPPANRLVVFVTDGLRAASFLANNGSDVPDLKDIYRKQGRIGISRTCAPTMTRPGHIAIFGGFNEDPAAALVNFRYNPSNFDTVFNRSRHMIGWAHSYIKGYFIKLPHGGAPLRFDSYMEKDLPAKLSCDKWAFDKVANFLANGDNVREWRNHKPAVFLVYLADMDIAAHRFKPLSTEFFRKLQHTQRGIRNTYELFERVFNDSRTAYLMTSDHGMNNEGIHGGGSSFEVETPLFMWGAGVKREEIDLEANFPQKPNISQVDQNQLAPLMSALIGLPPPMNNLALMPLGYLNVSDEYEAVALHLNVLQLLSQAQILMRRHEEAMFYKWLPKFGKLHLDLIDQYAPQFDFLKAAGNLTEAMEMCQEFGKLAKQCLAYYHEYYQIPLIVSTSLSYLIWFYCLLLQLTRLSKREKVQRRGFMTFSTLILVMIGILLVTMLELQNVPHITAFYLILPVGMLIMAQAERPVKGYWILHPLWNFGFILLPAVLMMSMAFIFKHLWMLYGISVLLNNRRALRRPSVKLLIWLCLALLVTVLLFVEQRIKKGLGNIPLQGFHVLYISMVLAIVRPLILGHRHDPRVWTINTVAMLVGAYGVYQYMVYESVSAYVYAVTWSFLFFAFLSIAYFAKSLPEARKRLELITINMITVLSLLTNSWSCLNVQIVITEFIIGLEVYEQSKRTKATEDVEIKSLKNIKGFYRYGYMILLYFFVAFFLAGHWLSSFLFKSTTARLFYPHFSLYIAGSLVMLKILLPSLICICALYAMVPFVRQNSRSILICAFLISDAMGLYKYYFVRNRGSWKRIRSCMDQILLTHAVNFMLLGGLCLAKIFLCNTTMEKPGRKRARTSRGTLAADETEA; encoded by the exons ATGTGGAAACTTCAGGCACTTGTTGTGCACATCCTGTTGATGGGCTCCATTCTGAGCACCTACTTCCAGCCCACCATACTGCCCCACCTCGTGCCGCAAAAGACGATGCCCGAAATGGGTCTTGAGCCGCCGGCGAATCGATTGGTGGTATTTGTGACCGATGGCCTGCGAGCGGCCAGCTTTCTGGCCAACAATGGCAGCGATGTGCCGGATCTCAAGGACATCTACCGGAAGCAGGGTCGCATTGGCATATCCCGCACTTGTGCGCCGACAATGACACGACCTGGACACATAGCCATTTTCGGCGGCTTTAACGAGGATCCAGCAGCAGCTTTGGTCAACTTTCGCTATAATCCCAGCAATTTCGATACCGTCTTCAATCGCAGCAGGCACATGATCGGCTGGGCGCACAGCTATATTAAGGGTTACTTCATCAAACTGCCGCATGGTGGTGCCCCACTAAGATTTGATTCGTATATGGAAAAGGACCTGCCGGCCAAGCTCTCGTGTGACAAATGGGCCTTCGATAAGGTGGCGAATTTCCTAGCGAACGGCGACAATGTTCGCGAGTGGCGCAACCACAAGCCGGCCGTGTTTCTGGTCTACTTGGCTGACATGGATATAGCTGCTCATCGGTTCAAGCCACTGAGTACCGAGTTCTTCAGGAAACTGCAGCACACACAGCGTGGCATCAGGAATACCTACGAACTCTTCGAACGGGTCTTCAATGATAGCAGAACGGCTTATCTGATGACCTCCGATCATGGCATGAATAATGAGG GAATCCATGGTGGTGGCAGCTCCTTTGAAGTGGAAACGCCCTTGTTTATGTGGGGAGCTGGCGTAAAGCGAGAGGAAATCGATCTTGAAGCCAACTTCCCCCAGAAACCCAATATATCCCAAGTGGATCAGAACCAACTGGCGCCACTGATGTCGGCTTTAATTGGACTTCCGCCTCCGATGAATAATCTAGCCCTGATGCCACTGGGTTATCTCAACGTGAGTGATGAGTACGAAGCGGTGGCTTTACACCTAAACGTCTTGCAACTTTTGTCGCAAGCTCAAATTCTTATGAGGCGCCATGAGGAGGCGATGTTTTACAAGTGGCTGCCAAAGTTTGGCAAACTCCACTTAGACCTAATCGATCAGTATGCGCCGCAATTTGATTTCCTGAAAGCAGCGGGGAATTTAACCGAGGCCATGGAGATGTGTCAGGAATTTGGAAAACTGGCGAAGCAATGTCTGGCATACTACCATGAATAttatcaaattcctttgattGTCTCCACTTCACTGTCCTACTTGATCTGGTTCTACTGTCTGCTCCTCCAACTGACGCGACTATCCAAAAGGGAAAAGGTGCAAAGAAGGGGATTTATGACATTCTCCACCCTGATATTGGTCATGATCGGTATACTGCTAGTAACCATGCTGGAACTGCAGAATGTGCCGCATATCACGGCATTTTACTTGATTCTACCGGTTGGCATGTTGATTATGGCTCAGGCCGAACGTCCTGTGAAAGGATATTGGATATTGCATCCGCTATGGAACTTTGGCTTCATATTGCTGCCTGCTGTGCTGATGATGTCGATGGCCTTCATTTTTAAGCACCTATGGATGCTCTATGGAATTTCCGTACTCCTTAACAATCGCAGAGCCCTTCGAAGGCCCTCCGTGAAATTACTCATTTGGCTTTGCCTGGCTTTACTAGTAACTGTCCTGTTGTTTGTGGAGCAACGCATTAAAAAGGGACTCGGGAATATACCCCTCCAAGGTTTTCATGTTCTTTATATAAGCATGGTGTTGGCCATTGTTCGTCCTTTGATCTTGGGACACCGACATGATCCTCGAGTCTGGACCATCAATACAGTGGCCATGTTGGTCGGAGCTTATGGAGTCTACCAATATATGGTCTATGAATCCGTATCGGCTTATGTCTATGCCGTCACTTGGTCATTTCTGTTCTTTGCCTTTCTCTCGATTGCGTACTTTGCAAAATCGCTGCCAGAGGCCAGAAAAAGATTGGAACTTATTACCATCAACATGATTACGGTTCTTAGCTTGCTGACCAATTCTTGGAGCTGCTTGAATGTGCAAATCGTGATAACTGAATTTATAATCGGTCTTGAGGTTTACGAGCAATCCAAGCGAACCAAAGCAACTGAAGATGTGGAAATCAAATCACTAAAGAACATAAAGGGTTTCTATCGATATGGATATATGATACTTCTTTACTTCTTTGTGGCCTTCTTCCTGGCTGGACATTGGCTATCCTCGTTTTTGTTCAAGTCGACAACCGCTCGACTATTCTATCCTCATTTTTCCCTTTACATAGCCGGCAGCCTTGTGATGCTGAAGATTTTACTGCCATCCCTGATCTGCATATGCGCTCTATATGCGATGGTTCCATTTGTCCGCCAAAACAGCAGATCGATTCTAATCTGCGCTTTTCTCATCAGCGATGCCATGGGCCTCTATAAGTATTACTTTGTGCGCAATCGGGGATCCTGGAAGAGGATTCGCTCGTGCATGGACCAGATCCTACTAACCCACGCTGTGAACTTCATGCTGCTGGGCGGTCTTTGTTTGGCTAAGATCTTCTTGTGCAACACGACAATGGAGAAGCCAGGACGCAAGAGGGCAAGGACTTCTCGAGGCACTTTGGCAGCCGACGAAACGGAGGCCTAA
- the LOC122621374 gene encoding kelch-like protein 6, which produces MSWHMLSSSSVYESSSGHEVEDELDLCIEKETRDEIIKSITKTKDESVEKLTERGLEEMGFLEVKEDIRFKFGCSRKYMIDGITDMLENRICTDLQIQVGDRTFHCHLAILQESSNYFLPFKQLDVVTLDPNVVTPRGFEMAYHWITHKNAKLERKHIVEIYLTASHLDMTELNAHIWSRLDNPKLLNGLEAFKLYLECLPFQASVLQDLMLGRIHKYFLLAVATQEYLDLEPNHVCQMLGHINMCVNSEMEMFMSGVRWLFHDWPKRKKFAVTVMQAIRFNLMPSWYITSLKTPQWDAQFQELLHIPAVKSMIDLGLSFAITHNFLDPTSPLKEPLHMQKPLERQWVYHASTRHHHRYECSKWRYLTLEVFHEYLHSIIAAGHRYVPSLEYVKPGQMMECCQEALEKKSLNK; this is translated from the exons ATGAGTTGGCATATGCTATCTAGCAGCTCCGTGTACGAGTCGTCAAGTGGCCACGAAGTCGAGGATGAACTGGATTTATGCAT TGAAAAGGAAACCAGAGATGAGATTATCAAGAGCAttacaaaaaccaaagacGAGTCCGTGGAAAAACTAACTGAACGCGGCCTGGAGGAGATGGGTTTCTTGGAAGTAAAGGAAGATATTCGCTTTAAATTCGGCTGCAGCAGAAAGTACATGATCGATGGCATAACCGATATGCTGGAGAATAGGATATGCACCGATCTGCAGATCCAAGTGGGCGATCGAACCTTCCATTGCCACTTGGCTATCCTACAAGAGAGCTCCAACTATTTTCTGCCATTCAAGCAACTGGATGTGGTCACCTTAGACCCGAACGTGGTCACTCCCAGGGGTTTTGAGATGGCCTACCATTGGATAACGCACAAGAACGCCAAACTGGAGCGGAAACACATTGTGGAGATCTACTTGACCGCCAGTCACCTGGACATGACGGAGCTGAACGCACACATATGGAGTCGTTTGGACAACCCCAAGTTGCTCAATGGCCTCGAAGCATTTAAGTTGTACCTAGAATGTTTGCCCTTCCAGGCGAGCGTGTTGCAGGATCTGATGCTGGGTCGCATCCACAAGTACTTTTTGCTGGCCGTCGCCACGCAGGAGTATCTCGATCTGGAGCCGAATCACGTCTGCCAGATGCTGGGTCACATAAATATGTGTGTGAACTCCGAAATGGAGATGTTCATGAGTGGTGTCAGGTGGTTGTTTCACGACTGGCCCAAACGCAAGAAGTTTGCGGTGACTGTAATGCAGGCCATACGCTTCAATCTGATGCCGTCTTGGTATATTACTAGCTTGAAAACTCCACAATGGGATGCGCAATTCCAGGAATTGTTGCACATTCCGGCGGTGAAATCGATGATCGATCTGGGCCTGTCCTTTGCGATCACGCACAACTTTCTGGATCCCACATCGCCGCTGAAGGAGCCGCTCCACATGCAGAAGCCCCTGGAACGCCAGTGGGTCTACCATGCGAGCACACGACATCACCATCGCTACGAGTGCTCCAAGTGGCGTTACCTGACACTTGAGGTATTCCACGAGTACTTGCATTCCATCATCGCCGCCGGCCATCGATATGTGCCCTCCCTGGAGTACGTAAAGCCTGGACAAATGATGGAGTGCTGCCAGGAGGCCTTGGAAAAGAAAtcgttaaataaataa